CTGAGGATTTTGATAAGTCGTAAGAGCCGCTTAAATCAATTTCAATTGCACCTGCTTTAATTTGACTATGACTTGTTAGCTTATTTTGTTGCAGGGATAGCTTGCCTTTGGCTGAAGAATTAACCTTGTACTTTTCCGGTGTCTCAATCTCTAAATTGTTACTATTAAATTCACTGTCCAGCGCTGTAGCACCATTTTTGATGGTAACAATACTATCAAGAAAATTGAGGTCTCCAGAAAGGGAAAATTGCTCGGTGTTGATAATTCCAAACTGACTGCTTATTTCTGGGAGAGTACAGATTGTAGGCTCTGTTACTTCGCAGTGTACTGTTGGTATATCTAAGTTTACCCTGTCAGCCGCCAATGTTTTGGTTGCTATTTTTTCTCCAGATACTTTAATGCTCTCTAGCGTGAATTTTTGACCTTTAAGATTGCTTTCAATCTTTGCCTTGGCAGTTGAACTCAAATTAGTAACTGCTAATTCTCTGGATCGCTCATAAAGTTGGGGTATTTTTGTCTTTAGGTCAAAGTTACAGGCACTGATGTCAGAGAAGTGACATTGTATGTCGCTAGCGGTTAACTGTACTGTCGAGTCCCCATTGGAGCCTTGTATCGTTGCAGTTAGAGATCCTTGTTCGACCTTAATATCTCTTTGGTTGGGATTGGTCAGGTCACCTGTAATGGAGATAAGATCTTTAATGCTTGCCTGTATCTTGCTCTGATGTAATCCAGTAGTAATTAAAGGCGAGTTTTTTCCTGATGTGGAAGCTGAAATATCCAATTGAATAGTTTGGTTTGGCATCAATTCTAATTGAAAGCTATTTACTTCTGGAGAGTTAATATTGTTAAGCGAACTCAGTTGAAGTTTACTCTTAAATGCCACATCTCCATTAACACTATCTATAGGTAGTGCTGGCAAGTGCCTGAGATATAGGGGGAATTAACTATAGTATTTGCACTTGTTAGATGAAAAGTACCTTCGATATCTAATTCGGGAGATGTCGCCGATGTGCTCGAGCTAAAGTCCGCACTTAATAGCGGGGTATTGGTGTTTTTATCAGTACCTAAAGCTATATCAAGCTCGCAACTCCCCTTGATATGTCGAGGTTTAAATGGAAATAGTGATTCAAGTGTTATTTTTATTGGATTACTTATAGATAATTGGGCTTCTATATTGGAGTTTAGTTGAGCGTATGGGATTGTGGCCTTTAGATCATTGCCATTAAGTTGAATGTCAATTTCTCGGTAGCTTGAAATGGATAGCAGATTGTCTGGCAAGCTAATTGCGGTGGTAGCTATAATTTTGCCTGATACTGTCGGCTTAGTTGTGGAGCTAGCTTTAGGTTCAAATATCTCTATCAGTGGGGCTATAGATTCCAGCTCTGATACAAGTTCATTGTTTAAAATCCATGTGTCAGTTTCTAGTTTAGCAATAGTTATATCAGCTTCAGACAGAATCTTTGAGTTGTTAGTTAGTATTCTGGGTTTTAGTTTGATTTCTGACAAACCTAAAAAAGCCTCAAAATATAAATTAAGCTCGCCAAACTGGGGGTGTTTAAGGGGAGTTTCGGCATGAATTTTTGTGCTGTCGCGAGCTATATTTAGTGGGCCGCCAATCAATTGGCCATCGAGTACTATTTGCTTAACGGATATCTTGCCTGGCAAAAAGCGGGTTAGACTTTGGCTTAGGGCACTTAACGATAATGTATTACTTGTCTTGACATTATTTTCCGGGAGCTGCTCGTCGATATGGGCTTTGGTAACGATATCTTCAGCTTCCATGCTCCTAGTTAGCTTTTCTATTGATAGTTCAATTTTTTGAGTGTTATCTCGGTCATAAATAATATGGAAAGGATAGACAATTTTTACTCCCTCAAGGAGGATAATGCTATTTACACTGGACTTTAGGCGAACTTCCTGGATCGAAACTTCTTTAAAACCCAGTCGTAGTCCTGTCAGCTCCTGAATAACTACCTCTCCTGAGAAAATATTGATTAGCTGAGAGGCAACGATATCCTTTTTCCACCAGCTAGCTGCTATGAGGGCAGCTAAAAAACAAGATAGAGTTATGATGGAGATACGGAGTTTACGCACACTGAACCTCGGAATTCCCGCAAGAGATTAGCTCAAACTTAAATCTATTATTCGTTACGAAAGGGCGAAGTAGGAGTACTTTACTTCCTTACTTCTACCTTATGACGAGTTTACCAGATTGGATAATTATACTGGCTGCAATTTCTCACCATGTTGGTCAGTATCTACTGTGCTGTGGGGCGGGGCAGACAGTAAGTGCTTTATATGGGTAGATAATCGACTACCAATTAATAGTTTTCACCTATTTAGGTGATCTTGCTGATAGTTTTTGGTTTCTCCACCGCTATTGCCGCCATGTCTGTGGAGGCAGACGTGCCAAGAGTGCCGGTGGGCAAGGCTGCAAGGGCAAGTATTAATCTAACTTATCTATGCGTGGCACCAATCGCGCTGGGAAGCTATAGTCCGGTTTTTAACTTGGGTGATAAATAGTATTAGCCCGGGTAACGATATTGTTGGTCCAATTAATCGAATTCATACTGCCCCGGAAGGGCATAGAATGACTGAAGGTGTTTCAATAATGAAAGATAGCCAGCCAAAGACCATTTACCTGAAAGACTATCAAGTACCAGATTACCTGGTGGATGCTACTGATTTACATTTTGAGCTGGAACCCAAGGCAACTTTGGTCAAATCTCGTTTGAATATTCGCAGAAATCCGAAAGCGGGCACAGGGCTGCCGCCTTTAGTGCTGGATGGCGTCGAGCTGGAATTACTTTCGGTTTCTTTGGATGGAGTTTTGTTGTCTACATCTGATTATCAGGTTCTACCTGAGGGCCTGTCTATCCCTGTAGAGAAACCAGAATTTCTGCTGGAAATCCGCAATCGGATAAATCCGGAGGAAAACACATCTCTAGAGGGATTATATCTCTCTAATGGTATGTATTGCACTCAATGTGAAGCTGAAGGATTTAGAAAAATTACTTTCTATCCTGACCGGCCGGATGTTATGTCCAAATTTACCACCACCATCGTCGCGCCGATGGACCACCCAGTACTACTTTCAAATGGCAATGAAGTTGAAAGGGGTAGATATGAAGATGGTCGTCAGTTTGTAACTTGGGAAGATCCATTCACCAAGCCGGCTTACTTATTTGCGTTGGTAGGCGGGGACTTGGAGCATGTGGAAGATAGCTTCACAACAGCCTCTGGTAGAAAGGTTAAGTTACAGATCTTTACGGAAGCGAAAAATATTGGGAAGTGTGATCATGCTATGCGCTCACTTAAAAATGCGATGCGTTGGGATGAGGAAAATTACGGAAAGGAATATGACCTAGACATCTTTATGATTGTTGCTGTTGATCATTTCAATATGGGGGCTATGGAAAACAAAGGATTGAATATTTTCAATTCGGCCTGTGTGCTCGCTAGCCCAGAAACAGCAACGGATTCAGCTTTTCAGCGGATTGAGTCTATTGTAGGACATGAGTATTTTCACAACTGGTCCGGCAATCGGGTTACTTGCCGGGATTGGTTTCAGTTGAGTCTGAAGGAGGGTTTTACCGTATTTCGTGATGCGGAGTTCTCTGCTGACCTTAATTCCCGAGCGGTTAAGCGTATTGAAGATGTATCCCTTTTGCGTACTACCCAGTTTGCTGAAGATGCCGGCCCTATGGCCCATCCTATCAGGCCAGATTCTTATATAGAAATTTCAAATTTTTACACTCTGACAATTTATGAAAAGGGTGCGGAAGTTGTACGGATGATTCATACCCTCTTAGGTGCAGAAGGATTCCGCAAAGGAAGTGACTTGTACTTTCAGAGGCATGATGGCAGCGCGGTAACCTGTGAAGATTTCGTCAAGGCGATGGAAGATGCTAACAAGGTTGAACTGAAGCAATTCCGCAACTGGTACAGCCAAGCAGGCACGCCGATACTTGATGTGACAGATAGCTTTAATGAAACTGATGGCACTTATAGGCTAACTATTCGCCAGTCTTGCCCTTCATCGCCAGGTCAGGAAGAGAAGTTACCTTTCCACTTACCAATAAGAATTGGATTGCTGGGGGCTGATGGCGCAGAGCTTGTACTCAATGAGCAGGGTGATACTGAAACTGTTTTACAGTTAACAGAAGATGAGCAATCTTTTGAGTTTTCCGGACTTGCGGAGAAGCCTTTACCCTCATTGCTGCGAGGCTTCTCCGCTCCAGTAAAAATAAGGTACAACTATAGTAATGAGCAGCTTCAATTTTTAATGAGGAAGGATAAGGACACGTTTAACCGCTGGGATGCAAGTCAGCGCCTAGCATTAAATGCTTTGTGTGAGCTTCAGGTGGCTTTTCGTAAAGGTGAGGAACTACAGGTACAACCAAGTTTAATTAGTGCTTTTAAAGAGGTTTTACAGGATGTTGATCTCGATCTAGCGCTGGTTGCAGAGATCTTGCAGTTGCCCAGCGAGCAGTTTATCGCTGAAGAGTCATCATCTATTGATGCGGAAGCAATAATTGTTGCGAGGGAATTTGTTAGGAAGGTAATTGCAGGTGAATTATTTGATGAATTTCGCACGCGCTATCTAGAATTGAATACGACTAAGCCCTATAGCCCGAATGCGTTAGATATTGCGCAAAGACGACTTAAAAATACCTGTTTATCCTATATGTGCATAACAGAAACTGAGGAGGCGTTAAATATAGCCCAGGTTCAGTTTGAGAGCGCTAGTAATATGACAGATAGTGCGGCGGCTCTCGCTGTTATTATTAATCATGCACCGGAAGATCGAGCCAGGGCGTTGATTGAGCAATTTTATGAGCGCTGGAAAACCGATACTCAAGCCGTAGAACTATGGCTGAGTCAGCAGAGTTGTAGTCCCAAGCGCGGTACATTGGAAAATATTCGTGCATTTATGGATCACCCTGCTTTTGAAATGAAAAACCCCAATAAAGTAAGGTCTGTAATAGGTGGTTTTGCTAATCGTAATTTTAAGCAATTCCATAAGAGCGATGGTAGCGGGTTTGAGTTTGTTGCCGATCAGGTTCTGGCCTTGGACAAGCTAAATCCACAAATTTCAGCAAGACTGGTTATACCGATCACACGTTGGAAAAAATACTCTGGTAGCCTGGGTGAGAAGATGAAAGTTGCCCTGCAAAGGATTGCTGATTCGGGAGACCTATCTAAGGATTTGTTTGAGGTAGTCAGCAAAAGCTTGATTTAAAATAAATGCCCGCTTGGGGTATGCTGGACATACCCCATTTTCTTATAGAATTTTGTTATCTTTTTCTTCGCCTAGCTGGACTAAATGTAGCTTGTTTCCATCATTTTTTAGCTCAGTGATTGAAGTGTAATCGGGCCTAAACTGTTGTACTTTTTGGTGGTTTCGGATATGTGCAACAACTGAATTGATGACCATAAAATGGCAGAAGATAAAGGTGTCCTCTGAAAGACTTTCCAAATACCTGATTATTCCATCGCGCCAATCTTTTTGTTCTCTGTCACAGGGGTCCCACTCTCCAGTAAGTAATGTTCGTAACCAGGTTAGGCGTTGAGCTTTGGGTATTTCCTCTGGTGTAGGTATTTCCGTCAGTGCATTTTCAATTACAACCTCTATATCCCAAACTTCGGCCAAGGGCTTTGCTGTTTGCTGTGCTCTGAGTTTGGGACTGCTTATTAATTGAACTTTCTCGAGTGTGGAAAGTTTTAGGGCTAGCTCTTCTGCCTGCTTGTAACCTTCGTCTGTGAGTATTGGATCGGGGATGTGCTCCCCTTTCGCTGCTTCTCCATGCCTGATTAAAAAAATTCTTGCCATCTATGCCAACCTAAAGATAACCATTCAACCTATCGTCGGGTATATGTTGCCATAAACTGAGAAGCTCTGGTGAGTTAAACGCCCTGGCTGAGGGATGATTGCCAAATCGCTTACTGTGTTTTCCTGAAAACTCTGGCCAATCATTGCCGGGTTTCCCTGTTTCAGCAAAATTCAGCCAAGCTTGTTGCATTGATGCACTTAATAAATGGGGGTTTTCTTCAGCACCATATAGTGTTTTCAAGGACTGATCGCTATGGGTTCCAAATACATAGCCAAGCTCAACGGCGTGACAAGCCCCCAGTAAAGGCTGTGCAGCGAGAGGTTGCGCAAAGTGATAGTGATAGTTTTCCCCCTGATGGTTTTGTAGGTGTCTCAGCCCAGGCAAGGTGAATACCATATCAGTGAGCAAGAGGTTCCAGGCTCGGCTCCATTCTGGCCAGGGGTTGTCTGTCATTTTTTTTGCTAGTTGATAGTAATGCCTGAGTAAGGGCTTTAATTCGGACTCTGGAATAAGCCATTCCAAGTGAGTACATATTTGCCGGTAGTCCATGTTAAAGCTTTCAGGGTTTATAGCACTGAAAAGATTCCATTCCTCCAAATTGTTCCCTAACAAAAGGGATGTTTGGTGTGTCGGGGAGAGTTTTTTTCCAGGGGAAAAAAGGTCTCTGTCTGCGACAGGTTTAAATGGCAGTTGCCCCCATTTTGCTGTCATAGACGTGTCAGAGAGTATTGCTTTTTGGGTTTGCAGAAGAAGTTTGGTTGGACAATTTTTTAGTGAGATGCCACCAGAGATTTTCTCAAATTTATGAATGAAAGTCTTACCAACATGGTTAGCGCTTTGCTGGGAGTGAGAGGCTCTTGGGTGCCCACTTTGGACAATAGCACGCCGTATAAGACCTTTACATTGTGGAGTTTCAAGTAAGGAGGCAATACTCATTGCCCCGGCTGATTCGCCAAAAAGAGTGATATTTTTTGGATCTCCGCCAAATGCTGAGATATTTTTCCGAACCCATTGTAGGGCGGCTATTTGATCTAAAAGCCCTTCATTGCCGGTTGATGGTATATCACTAATATCCTTTAGACGCAGAAATCCCAGTGCGCCTAATCGGTAGTTTATAGTGACAACAATTGTCCGACCGCTAGCTGCCAAGTATTTACCATTGTAAATTTCTTGGCATCCTGATCCCATGTAAAAAGAGCCGCCATGAACCCAAAACATCACTGGCAGCTTTTTTCCTTGCGACATTGCGGGAGAGAATACATTCAAATAGAGGCATTCCTCTCTTTCAGGAAGATTCCCATTTTGATCTCGAACTTCCATTAAGGTGGATGAGTTTTGCGCAGCTGGTGATCCAAAACTATGTGCTTGGAAAGGGTTTTTCCAGCGGTCCAACTCTTGCGGCGGTAACCAACGTAAATTTCCCACAGGAGGGAGGGCGTAGGGGATACCCAAGAATTTATATACGCCAGTTTCCTCATCTGTAGTTCCGATGATTGGCCCGGCAGGCGTATCAACAACAGGTGTAGGTTTTTTGTTTAAGTGCCTGCCAATTTCCGGGTCTGTAGTCATTTGTAACTTCCTAATCTTGCTGAAGTTAGCACGAAAACCGTTTTTCTCCTGCCGCTGCCTAACTCCTCCTTGAAAAGGTTTTGAATTACGTCCATACAAAAGTAGTGCGCGTAAAAACGTACTGGCGTAATTGTTTTTATGGAGGGAAATTAGCAAGGCGATGTATTAGTGAATCTAGTCACGGATGGGCTCAAAGTGGGGTATTTTCCGTCTTTAAGCTCAGGCCATGAACTGTGTATTTAGGAAGTTGCACCGTTTGAAGTTGGTGAGAGCATGATTGCGAAAATCTTTGACAAATCCACGGGCTCTATCGATGAGCGATCACTGGAGGGGCTATCATTGTCCTCTCCTGGTCTAGTCGAAATGCCCGCAGATCCAGAGGATATTGCGTCTTTTGAAAAAGACGGAGTAGACCTTGTAATTGTTTTAAAGTCTGGTCAGGTCATTATCATTTCAGGGTTCTACCTGTTGGATGAAGATGGCGACCATAGTGAGCTGGTGCTAACTGGGGCAGAAGAGCCCCTTATGTTAGCTTCTAATGGAGATTTAATTTCTGCCTTTGCGGCGGCTGGTGGTGCATCGTATCCTGCACCAGCTCCAGCTAGCCCTGGTTTCTCTTGGTGGATTCCTGCATTAATTGCCCTTGGAGTTGTTGTTATTGCTATTGCGGCTAATGATGACGATGACAATGATGGCGATCGCTTCTTTATCCCCGATTCTGATGCAGATGCCGACTCGGACTCGGACTCCGACTCTGATAGCGACTCGGATTCTGACTCTGACAGTGACTCGGATTCTGACTCCGACTCTGACAGCGATTCGGATTCTGACTCTGACAGTGACTCGGATTCTGACTCTGACAGTGACTCGGATTCCGACTCTGACAGTGACTCGGATTCTGACTCTGACAGTGACTCGGATTCCGACTCTGACAGTGACTCGGATTCTGACTCCGACTCTGACAGCGATTCGGATTCTGACTCTGACAGTGACTCGGATTCTGACTCCGACTCTGACAGTGATTCGGATTCTGACTCTGACAGTGACTCGGATTCCGACTCTGACAGTGACTCGGATTCTGACTCTGACAGTGATTCGGATTCTGACTCCGACAGTGACTCGGATTCCGACTCTGACAGTGATTCGGATTCTGACTCCGACTCTGACAGCGATTCGGATTCTGACTCTGACAGTGACTCGGATTCTGACTCCGACTCTGACAGTGATTCGGATTCTGACTCCGACTCTGACAGTGACTCGGATTCCGACTCCGACTCTGACAGTGATTCGGACTCTGACTCCGACTCTGACAGTGATTCGGATTCTGACTCCGACTCCGACTCTGACAGTGACTCGGATTCCGACTCCGACTCTGACAGCGACTCGGATTCCGACTCTGACAGTGATTCGGATTCTGACTCCGACTCCGACTCTGACAGTGACTCGGATTCTGACTCCGACTCTGACAGCGATTCGGATTCTGACTCTGACAGTGACTCGGATTCTGACTCCGACTCTGACAGCGACTCGGATTCCGACTCTGACAGTGATTCGGATTCTGACTCCGACTCCGACTCTGACAGTGACTCGGATTCTGACTCCGACTCTGACAGTGATTCGGATTCTGACTCCGACTCTGACAGTGATTCGGATTCTGACTCCGACTCTGACAGTGATTCGGATTCTGACTCCGACTCTGACAGTGACTCGGATTCTGACTCCGACTCTGACAGCGATTCGGATTCTGACTCTGACAGTGATTCGGATTCTGACTCCGACTCCGACTCCGACTCTGACAGTGACTCGGATTCTGACTCCGACTCTGACAGCGATTCGGATTCTGACTCTGACAGTGACTCGGATTCTGACTCCGACTCTGACAGTGATTCGGATTCTGACTCTGACAGTGACTCGGATTCTGACTCCGACTCTGACAGCGACTCGGATTCCGACTCTGACAGTGATTCGGATTCTGACTCCGACTCCGACTCCGACTCCGACTCCGACTCCGACTCTGACAGTGATTCGGATTCTGACTCCGACTCTGACAGTGATTCGGATTCTGACTCCGACTCTGACAGTGACTCGGATTCTGACTCCGACTCTGACAGTGACTCGGATTCTGACTCCGACTCTGACAGCGATTCGGATTCTGACTCTGACAGTGACTCGGATTCTGACTCCGACTCTGACAGTGACTCGGATTCTGACTCCGACTCTGACAGTGATTCGGATTCTGACTCTGACAGTGACTCGGATTCTGACTCCGACTCTGACAGTGACTCGGATTCTGACTCCGACTCTGACAGTGATTCGGATTCTGACTCCGACTCTGACAGCGATTCGGATTCTGACTCTGACAGTGACTCGGATTCTGACTCCGACTCCGACAGTGATTCGGATTCTGACTCCGACTCTGACAGTGATTCGGATTCTGACTCTGACAGTGACTCGGATTCTGACTCTGACAGTGACTCGGATTCTGACTCCGACTCTGACAGTGATTCAGATTCTGACTCTGACAGTGACTCGGATTCTGACTCCGACTCTGACAGCGATTCGGATTCTGACTCTGACAGCGACTCCGATGCAGATGTTGATATTGACATAAATATCGATATTGACATCGATATTGATATCGACATCGGTACCATCATCATCAATATTGGAACTGGTTCCAATGACGCTGATGCTCTGGATTACGGGCTCTCTTCTACGCCAGAGACTGGAGTAGAAATGGTGGATGATGATTCTGGTACGGAGATGGATTCGCTATCTATCCCAGATTCTGACTCTGACAGTGATTCGGATTCTGACAGTGATTCGGATTCTGACAGTGACTCGGATTCTGACAGTGATTCCGATTCTGACAGTGACTCGGATTCCGACTCCGACTCTGATAGTGATTCGGACTCTGACAGCGATTCGGATTCTGACAGTGACTCGGATTCTGACAGTGACTCGGATTCCGACTCCGACTCTGACAGTGATTCGGACTCTGACAGTGACTCGGATTCCGACTCCGACTCCGACTCTGATTCCGACTCCGACTCTGACAGTGATTCGGATTCTGACAGTGACTCGGATTCCGACTCCGACAGTGATTCGGACTCCGATGCAGATGTTGATATTGATATAAATATCGATATTGATATCGACATCGATATCAACATTGACACCATCATCATCAACATTGGAGCGGATTCTAATGAATCTGATGCTCTGGATTATGGGCCGACCTCT
This DNA window, taken from Microbulbifer sp. VAAF005, encodes the following:
- the pepN gene encoding aminopeptidase N translates to MKDSQPKTIYLKDYQVPDYLVDATDLHFELEPKATLVKSRLNIRRNPKAGTGLPPLVLDGVELELLSVSLDGVLLSTSDYQVLPEGLSIPVEKPEFLLEIRNRINPEENTSLEGLYLSNGMYCTQCEAEGFRKITFYPDRPDVMSKFTTTIVAPMDHPVLLSNGNEVERGRYEDGRQFVTWEDPFTKPAYLFALVGGDLEHVEDSFTTASGRKVKLQIFTEAKNIGKCDHAMRSLKNAMRWDEENYGKEYDLDIFMIVAVDHFNMGAMENKGLNIFNSACVLASPETATDSAFQRIESIVGHEYFHNWSGNRVTCRDWFQLSLKEGFTVFRDAEFSADLNSRAVKRIEDVSLLRTTQFAEDAGPMAHPIRPDSYIEISNFYTLTIYEKGAEVVRMIHTLLGAEGFRKGSDLYFQRHDGSAVTCEDFVKAMEDANKVELKQFRNWYSQAGTPILDVTDSFNETDGTYRLTIRQSCPSSPGQEEKLPFHLPIRIGLLGADGAELVLNEQGDTETVLQLTEDEQSFEFSGLAEKPLPSLLRGFSAPVKIRYNYSNEQLQFLMRKDKDTFNRWDASQRLALNALCELQVAFRKGEELQVQPSLISAFKEVLQDVDLDLALVAEILQLPSEQFIAEESSSIDAEAIIVAREFVRKVIAGELFDEFRTRYLELNTTKPYSPNALDIAQRRLKNTCLSYMCITETEEALNIAQVQFESASNMTDSAAALAVIINHAPEDRARALIEQFYERWKTDTQAVELWLSQQSCSPKRGTLENIRAFMDHPAFEMKNPNKVRSVIGGFANRNFKQFHKSDGSGFEFVADQVLALDKLNPQISARLVIPITRWKKYSGSLGEKMKVALQRIADSGDLSKDLFEVVSKSLI
- a CDS encoding histidine phosphatase family protein → MARIFLIRHGEAAKGEHIPDPILTDEGYKQAEELALKLSTLEKVQLISSPKLRAQQTAKPLAEVWDIEVVIENALTEIPTPEEIPKAQRLTWLRTLLTGEWDPCDREQKDWRDGIIRYLESLSEDTFIFCHFMVINSVVAHIRNHQKVQQFRPDYTSITELKNDGNKLHLVQLGEEKDNKIL
- a CDS encoding carboxylesterase family protein yields the protein MTTDPEIGRHLNKKPTPVVDTPAGPIIGTTDEETGVYKFLGIPYALPPVGNLRWLPPQELDRWKNPFQAHSFGSPAAQNSSTLMEVRDQNGNLPEREECLYLNVFSPAMSQGKKLPVMFWVHGGSFYMGSGCQEIYNGKYLAASGRTIVVTINYRLGALGFLRLKDISDIPSTGNEGLLDQIAALQWVRKNISAFGGDPKNITLFGESAGAMSIASLLETPQCKGLIRRAIVQSGHPRASHSQQSANHVGKTFIHKFEKISGGISLKNCPTKLLLQTQKAILSDTSMTAKWGQLPFKPVADRDLFSPGKKLSPTHQTSLLLGNNLEEWNLFSAINPESFNMDYRQICTHLEWLIPESELKPLLRHYYQLAKKMTDNPWPEWSRAWNLLLTDMVFTLPGLRHLQNHQGENYHYHFAQPLAAQPLLGACHAVELGYVFGTHSDQSLKTLYGAEENPHLLSASMQQAWLNFAETGKPGNDWPEFSGKHSKRFGNHPSARAFNSPELLSLWQHIPDDRLNGYL
- a CDS encoding BapA prefix-like domain-containing protein, with protein sequence MIAKIFDKSTGSIDERSLEGLSLSSPGLVEMPADPEDIASFEKDGVDLVIVLKSGQVIIISGFYLLDEDGDHSELVLTGAEEPLMLASNGDLISAFAAAGGASYPAPAPASPGFSWWIPALIALGVVVIAIAANDDDDNDGDRFFIPDSDADADSDSDSDSDSDSDSDSDSDSDSDSDSDSDSDSDSDSDSDSDSDSDSDSDSDSDSDSDSDSDSDSDSDSDSDSDSDSDSDSDSDSDSDSDSDSDSDSDSDSDSDSDSDSDSDSDSDSDSDSDSDSDSDSDSDSDSDSDSDSDSDSDSDSDSDSDSDSDSDSDSDSDSDSDSDSDSDSDSDSDSDSDSDSDSDSDSDSDSDSDSDSDSDSDSDSDSDSDSDSDSDSDSDSDSDSDSDSDSDSDSDSDSDSDSDSDSDSDSDSDSDSDSDSDSDSDSDSDSDSDSDSDSDSDSDSDSDSDSDSDSDSDSDSDSDSDSDSDSDSDSDSDSDSDSDSDSDSDSDSDSDSDSDSDSDSDSDSDSDSDSDSDSDSDSDSDSDSDSDSDSDSDSDSDSDSDSDSDSDSDSDSDSDSDSDSDSDSDSDSDSDSDSDSDSDSDSDSDSDSDSDSDSDSDSDSDSDSDSDSDSDSDSDSDSDSDSDSDSDSDSDSDSDSDSDSDSDSDSDSDSDSDSDSDSDSDSDSDSDSDSDSDSDSDSDSDSDSDSDSDSDSDSDSDSDSDSDSDSDSDSDSDSDSDSDSDSDSDSDSDSDSDSDSDSDSDSDSDSDSDSDSDSDSDSDSDSDSDSDADVDIDINIDIDIDIDIDIGTIIINIGTGSNDADALDYGLSSTPETGVEMVDDDSGTEMDSLSIPDSDSDSDSDSDSDSDSDSDSDSDSDSDSDSDSDSDSDSDSDSDSDSDSDSDSDSDSDSDSDSDSDSDSDSDSDSDSDSDSDSDSDSDSDSDSDSDSDSDSDSDSDSDSDSDADVDIDINIDIDIDIDINIDTIIINIGADSNESDALDYGPTSAPETGADMLGDDSDADADSDADADADADADADADADSDADADADSDSDADADSSIDIDINIDIDISIDIDIDTIIINIGTDGGVGYEGILDIGAAAETDIDMLDSGSDLSLDDLLESASSDAQIFDPVGDEVGIDASQIPSEAIGDIEALAATDNAVAFDDPVGDMWQQNGLSDT